The Candidatus Dependentiae bacterium genome contains a region encoding:
- the rpsL gene encoding 30S ribosomal protein S12 codes for MPTINQLCRFGRKRIKIKSKSPALKGAPQARGVCTQVKTVTPKKPNSALRKIARVKLSTGVEVTAYIPGEGHNLQEHSVVLVRGGRVKDLPGVKYHIVRGALDTAGVENRRQSRSLYGAKRPKS; via the coding sequence ATGCCAACAATAAACCAACTTTGTCGATTTGGAAGAAAAAGAATTAAAATAAAATCAAAGAGTCCAGCCCTTAAAGGAGCTCCTCAGGCTCGTGGTGTGTGTACTCAAGTAAAAACTGTTACACCGAAAAAGCCGAACTCCGCTTTGCGTAAAATAGCTCGTGTGAAACTTTCAACTGGTGTTGAGGTAACGGCGTATATTCCTGGTGAGGGCCATAACTTGCAAGAGCACTCTGTTGTGTTGGTTCGTGGTGGCCGGGTAAAAGATTTACCCGGTGTAAAGTATCACATTGTTCGTGGTGCGCTGGACACTGCTGGTGTGGAAAATAGAAGACAGTCACGTTCACTTTATGGTGCTAAGCGCCCTAAATCATAA
- the rpsG gene encoding 30S ribosomal protein S7, producing the protein MPRRKKVGFKREVGVDPRFGSELIQRFINVVMWRGKKNIARKIVYEALDELAKKAGSQDKAIEIFRKAYDQLIPAVEVRSRRVGGSVYQIPRPVESSRARILAFRWLITAAAARPDKTMGKRIARELVDALDGRGGAVKKKLDVHRMAEANRAFSHYAW; encoded by the coding sequence ATGCCAAGGCGTAAAAAAGTCGGCTTTAAGCGAGAGGTTGGTGTTGATCCCCGTTTTGGATCTGAACTTATTCAGCGTTTTATTAATGTGGTTATGTGGCGGGGTAAAAAAAATATTGCACGCAAAATAGTATACGAAGCGCTTGATGAACTTGCAAAAAAGGCTGGTTCTCAAGATAAGGCTATTGAGATCTTTCGTAAGGCGTACGATCAGCTTATTCCTGCTGTGGAGGTGAGGTCGCGCCGTGTTGGTGGAAGTGTGTATCAAATTCCACGGCCAGTTGAATCAAGTCGAGCGCGTATTTTAGCATTTCGTTGGCTTATCACTGCAGCTGCAGCGCGTCCCGATAAAACGATGGGAAAGCGTATTGCTCGAGAGCTGGTAGATGCTTTGGATGGGCGTGGTGGCGCTGTTAAGAAGAAGTTGGATGTTCATCGTATGGCAGAGGCTAATAGGGCCTTTTCTCACTATGCGTGGTAA